DNA from Acidobacteriota bacterium:
CTGCGCGCCGGCTATCACTCGGACGGCGCCGTCACCTTCCTCGAGAAGCTCCGCGAGGCGATCGGCCCGCGCGTGGAGGTTCCCGTCCACCCGGGTTCGTTCCCGCTCCACCCCGAGATCTCCGTGCGCCTCGAGGAGGTTCGGAAGGGTCTGAGCCAGCTGGCGTATGCCGCGAACAAGTTCGACACGGGATACCGGGCGCTGCACGAAGGCGACTTCAATCTGGCCATCAACGCCTTCGAGGAGCTCACCGACGTCTTCCCGCAGAGTCAGAACGCCCTCGTGAACCTCGGGGCCGCCTACCACGGCAAGTACCGATCCGCGAAGCGGGCGGAGGAGCCCGCGCCGATCATCCTTCTGGCCGCAGCCCTCGAGCCCGAGTTGAAGAGGCTGCTCGCCCCTCGCGGTCTGAGGGAGGGGCTCGACCGCTCGTGGCTCCTCATCGCCCGGGAGAAGTACCAGACGGTGCTGGACGCGGATGCGGAGAATCTGGTCGCGAGGAACGATCTCGGCGTCGCGCTCCTCGACGACGGCGAGATCGACGCGGCGATCGCCCAACTGGAGATCGTCGTCGCCGCCGACGATGCGGATCCGGGCAGCTTCAAGAACCTGGGGATCGCCTTCTGCGCGAAGCTGCGAGCCGACCGCGCCGGATCGCCCGCGGCCACGGAATCGGAGCGCGCGGCCGAGGAGTCGGACCTGCGGCTGAAGGCGAAGGAGGCGTTCGAGAAGTACCTGAAGGCGCACCCCGGGGACGTCGACGCGAAGCTCCTCCTTCAGCCGCTGCAGAGCGGGGTCGGCCAGGCTCCATGAGACGCCCGGGACGCCCGAACGGCAGCGTGCTGGCGATGGCGCTGAGCGCGTTCGCGCTCGTCATTGCGGGCGCCGCGGGCGCCGCGGGCGGGGCGGGGGAGCCCGCCTCCCCCACCCTCGACGAGGCGCGCCGCCTGATCGGGATCGGTCGCTACGCCGACGCGGAGGCGATGGCCCGTCGCCTCCTCGACGCGGTCCCGGCGGCGGAGGGCGACGCGTCCCCCGCGGACGCGGACGCGCTCGAGATCCTCGTGGAGAGCCTGTGGCGCCAGGAGAAATCGGCCCGGCCCGGGACGGAGGCGCTGGCGGAGAGGGCCCTGCGGGCGCGCGAGGCGCAGTTCGGTCCCGACGATCCGGGGGTCGTCCGGAGCGTCAACAACCTCGCGATCGTCCTGGATCTCGGCGGGACGCCGGCGAAAGCGAGGCCGGTGTACGAGCGCGCGCTCGCGATTCGCGAGCGGAACGGCGACCCCAGGGACCCTTCGCTCGCGGACGCGCTGGGCAACCTCGGCAACGTGCTGATGACGCTGGACGACTACCCGGGGGCCAGGGTTCTCTACGAACGCGCGCTGGCGATCCGTGAGGAGAGGCTCGGCCCCAACCACCCCGACGTCGCGGACAGCCTCAATGCCCTCGCCATACTCCTCCGGGAGATGGGGGACTACGAGGGGTCGAAACCTCTCTACGAGAGAGCCCTGGAGATTCGCAGGAATATCGACCCCGGGCACCCGGAGGTGGCGCGAATCCTCAACGGTCTCGCGCTCCTCCACCAGCGGATGGGCAGCTACGAGACGGCCAGGTCGCTCTACGATCAGACCTTGAAGCTCTGGGAAAAACTCTTCGGCCCGGACGATCCGCATGTCGCGTGAACGCTGAACAACCTGGGGCTCCTCTTGAGGGAGACCGGCGAGTACTCCGAGGCCAGGGAGGTTCTCGAGCGCGCGCTGAGGATCGAGGAGCGCGCGTACGGCGATCGGCACTCCTACATCGCTTCGACCGTCTTCAATCTCGCGCAGCTCCTGGGCCTGATGGGCGACATCGCGGAGGCTCGGCGCGCCTACGAGAGGTCGAGGGCGATATGGGAGCGGCTCGTGGGCCCCGACACGCCGGAGGTCGCGAGCTGTCTCAACGAGCTCGGCGAGCTCTCCGAATCCGTCCACGACTACGGCGAGGCCCGGCAGATCTACAACCACGCCCTCGCCATCCGGGAGGCGAAGCTCCCCCCGGAACACGACGACATCGCGCAGACGCTGACCGGCCTTGCGAGGGTCGAGGCCGCCACGGGGAACGGGGCCGGCGCCCGCGCTCTCGGCGAGCGCGCCCTGGGGATCCGGCAGGCCTCGCTCGGGCCGGACCATCCGGACGTGGCGGCGACCCTCAACGATCTCGCCGGATTCCTCGCGGATGCGGGCGAGGAGGCGCGGGCCAGGTCGCTGTACGAGACCGCGCTGGGAATCCGCGAGAAAGTTCTCGGGCCGACGAGCCCCCTCGTGGGGAAGACCCTGGGTGACATGGGCGACCTCCTCGCGAGAGATGGGCAGCTCACGCCGGCCCTCGACGCGGCGTTGCGGGCGGAGGAGATTTCCCGCGACCATCTGCGCCTCACGTCACGGACGCTCGCCGAGAGGCAGGCGCTGGGATACGCCTCGGTGCGGGTCTCGGGGCTCCATCTCGCGGAGTGGATCGCGCTCGAGAGCGGGAAGGAACTCCCCGAGGCCGGACGCAGGGCCTTCGATGCCGTGATCCGATCGAGGGCACTCGTTCTCGACGAGATGGCGGCGAGAAATCGCGTGCC
Protein-coding regions in this window:
- a CDS encoding tetratricopeptide repeat protein; this encodes LRAGYHSDGAVTFLEKLREAIGPRVEVPVHPGSFPLHPEISVRLEEVRKGLSQLAYAANKFDTGYRALHEGDFNLAINAFEELTDVFPQSQNALVNLGAAYHGKYRSAKRAEEPAPIILLAAALEPELKRLLAPRGLREGLDRSWLLIAREKYQTVLDADAENLVARNDLGVALLDDGEIDAAIAQLEIVVAADDADPGSFKNLGIAFCAKLRADRAGSPAATESERAAEESDLRLKAKEAFEKYLKAHPGDVDAKLLLQPLQSGVGQAP
- a CDS encoding tetratricopeptide repeat protein translates to MRRPGRPNGSVLAMALSAFALVIAGAAGAAGGAGEPASPTLDEARRLIGIGRYADAEAMARRLLDAVPAAEGDASPADADALEILVESLWRQEKSARPGTEALAERALRAREAQFGPDDPGVVRSVNNLAIVLDLGGTPAKARPVYERALAIRERNGDPRDPSLADALGNLGNVLMTLDDYPGARVLYERALAIREERLGPNHPDVADSLNALAILLREMGDYEGSKPLYERALEIRRNIDPGHPEVARILNGLALLHQRMGSYETARSLYDQTLKLWEKLFGPDDPHVA